In a genomic window of Pseudoxanthomonas indica:
- a CDS encoding DUF2135 domain-containing protein: MDAIAIDSSAAAASDGGAATAISVSLQAWQPDSPYARRLRAADGKRAYALYLDEREAHRDSTAFYLDVADILFEKGERDLALRVLSNLAELGIEDRALLRVLAFRLNQAGEPALALPILQQVRDMAEEEPQSHRDLGLVLAAVGQEQAAIESLYTVVTGDWDRRFGGIDLIALGELNAIVAAAKKPLDTRRIDARLLRNLPVDMRVVLSWDTDNSDMDLWVTDPNGEKCYYGFRDTYQGGHMSEDLTGGYGPEEFVLRQPKPGRYKVEVNFYGERQALLTGGTSLQVLLFRHYGSGQVEVTPVVLRFKQAKDTVLVGEFEVR, encoded by the coding sequence TTGGATGCGATCGCCATCGATTCCTCCGCGGCAGCCGCTTCGGATGGCGGCGCCGCGACCGCCATCAGCGTTTCCCTGCAAGCTTGGCAACCCGACTCGCCCTACGCCAGGCGCCTGCGCGCCGCCGACGGCAAGCGCGCCTACGCGCTGTACCTGGACGAGCGCGAAGCCCATCGCGACAGCACCGCGTTCTATCTCGACGTGGCCGACATCCTGTTCGAGAAAGGTGAGCGGGACTTGGCCCTGCGCGTGTTGTCCAACCTGGCCGAACTGGGCATCGAAGATCGCGCGCTACTGCGGGTGCTGGCCTTCCGCCTCAACCAGGCCGGTGAACCCGCACTGGCCCTGCCGATACTGCAACAGGTCCGCGACATGGCCGAGGAAGAGCCGCAAAGCCACCGTGATCTGGGTCTGGTGTTGGCGGCCGTGGGCCAGGAACAAGCCGCAATCGAATCCCTGTACACCGTGGTCACGGGCGACTGGGACCGCCGTTTTGGTGGCATCGATTTAATCGCGTTGGGCGAACTCAACGCAATCGTCGCTGCCGCGAAGAAGCCGCTGGACACGCGCCGTATCGATGCGCGCTTGCTGCGGAATCTGCCGGTGGACATGCGCGTGGTGTTGAGCTGGGACACCGACAACAGCGACATGGATCTCTGGGTGACCGATCCCAATGGCGAGAAGTGCTACTACGGTTTCCGCGATACCTACCAGGGCGGACACATGTCGGAAGACCTTACCGGTGGCTACGGGCCGGAAGAGTTTGTGCTGCGCCAGCCCAAGCCGGGCAGGTACAAGGTCGAAGTGAACTTCTACGGCGAACGCCAGGCCCTGTTGACCGGCGGTACCAGCCTGCAGGTTCTGCTATTCCGTCATTACGGCAGCGGGCAAGTGGAAGTCACGCC